A stretch of Fulvia fulva chromosome 4, complete sequence DNA encodes these proteins:
- a CDS encoding Maintenance of telomere capping protein 1 codes for MARKADDLLADLDQLGSEEQATASSAAKSPAKNTPAASTTTNDEEEALAEIEKQLAAKPAAGSRPGTPRLSSSTTSATNKSPKRTAEYTPASTSVTSSQRNSSEDRARANAAQTRSSAEGNRSYHQAQTPAQEHLAPEPQQQKASGGWGWGASLLSAASAAVKQAETLAKEISGNEEAQKWADQVRGQYQNLQSFGTDLRSRALPTFTSLISHIAPPISAHERLQIHTTHDIQNYPSLDPLIYSTFSRIMSQVEGGDLLVIQRGSESRNRSSSEAQGYKGGVLSGGSTWTDGPWWREEGSKRSIGAVPGLKEGTRLVRVSAESYAKDFFDSRGGVEEAAKRATETLNEANPVRSSDIFLAIQAISYTSDKDYFAGDSHAEQTDATVVKPDEDSDEQIIFAVYLHDPIHSLTFKGLSQPFPQRWTDWLDAEANAGGLPESIMEIIETGGVDPREWVAEWVEEILSTAVGVVAQKYVAKRMGVGEGGIGRGKQRVEEETISGEAARAI; via the exons ATGGCCCGCAAGGCCGACGATCTACTTGCGGACCTGGACCAGCTCGGCAGCGAGGAGCAAGCGACCGCTTCGTCTGCCGCCAAGTCCCCCGCGAAGAACACGCCAGCAGCCAGTACCACCACCAACGACGAGGAGGAAGCCTTGGCCGAAATCGAGAAACAACTTGCAGCCAAGCCCGCGGCAGGATCGCGACCAGGCACACCACGGCTGAGCTCCAGCACGACAAGCGCGACCAACAAGAGTCCTAAGAGGACTGCTGAGTACACGCCGGCTAGCACCTCGGTCACCAGCAGTCAGCGAAATAGCAGTGAGGACCGCGCGAGAGCCAATGCAGCGCAGACGAGGAGCAGTGCCGAAGGAAACAGGAGCTATCACCAAGCACAAACACCGGCACAAGAGCACCTCGCTCCCGAACCACAGCAGCAAAAGGCGAGTGGTGGTTGGGGATGGGGTGCCAGCCTGTTGAGTGCTGCATCTGCGGCAGTGAAGCAAGCGGAGACACTGGCCAAGGAGATCAGCGGCAACGAGGAGGCTCAGAAGTGGGCAGACCAGGTCAGAGGACAATATCAGAACTTGCAATCGTTTG GCACCGACCTTCGATCTCGGGCACTACCGACGTTCACATCTCTCATCTCACACATTGCACCTCCCATATCCGCTCATGAACGCCTGCAGATTCATACTACCCATGACATCCAGAACTACCCGTCTCTTGATCCACTGATATACTCCACCTTCAGCCGCATCATGTCCCAAGTCGAGGGCGGTGATCTGCTCGTAATACAACGGGGCTCAGAGTCCCGCAATCGAAGCTCCAGCGAAGCTCAAGGCTACAAAGGCGGCGTACTCAGCGGAGGCAGCACATGGACTGACGGACCATGGTGGCGAGAGGAAGGCTCAAAGCGCTCGATCGGAGCCGTTCCTGGTCTGAAGGAAGGCACAAGATTGGTCCGCGTCAGCGCCGAGTCTTACGCCAAAGACTTCTTCGACTCGCGTGGCGGTGTTGAGGAGGCTGCGAAGAGGGCCACGGAGACGCTTAACGAGGCCAATCCCGTCCGTAGCAGCGACATCTTCCTCGCGATACAAGCCATCAGCTACACCAGCGACAAGGACTATTTTGCAGGAGACTCACACGCTGAGCAGACTGATGCAACCGTCGTCAAGCCGGATGAGGATAGCGATGAGCAGATCATCTTTGCTGTATACCTGCACGACCCAATACACTCACTCACCTTCAAGGGGCTTTCCCAACCATTCCCGCAACGATGGACAGACTGGCTCGATGCTGAGGCCAACGCTGGTGGGCTACCCGAGTCCATCATGGAGATCATCGAGACTGGTGGCGTGGATCCACGAGAGTGGGTTGCGGAGTGGGTCGAGGAGATCCTCTCAACTGCAGTCGGCGTGGTTGCTCAAAAGTATGTTGCCAAGCGCATGGGTGTTGGCGAGGGCGGCATTGGCCGTGGAAAGCAGCGTGTCGAAGAGGAGACGATCAGTGGGGAGGCAGCTAGGGCGATATGA
- a CDS encoding Ecp33: protein MRATTAAAILAFCANWAIAAPIREATLDELTTELCKSLVFPDVSPPTQAEQKCNELLGEVKGDIRELPKLPVVNRCAEGLPKDLSIDLPDIPDLREIASRSPETEEDLSHLTAEKCKNMAFLAVMPPTAAELKCRELLKESPNVLACEDEDDLSHLTKEICENSAFQMNFPPTPAELKCREILGLDPEIGLPQSATSPLRQAHNRRGADG from the exons ATGCGCGCCACTACCGCTGCCGCCATTCTGGCATTCTGTGCCAACTGGGCGATCGCTGCTCCAATCCGCGAAGCA ACTCTAGACGAGTTGACCACCGAGCTCTGCAAGTCCCTTGTATTCCCAGACGTATCTCCACCGACCCAAGCGGAGCAAAAGTGCAACGAGCTACTCGGCGAGGTCAAAGGCGACATTCGGGAGCTTCCAAAGCTCCCAGTCGTTAACCGCTGCGCCGAAGGCCTTCCCAAAGATCTCTCCATAGACCTCCCCGACATTCCCGACCTTAGGGAGATAGCGAGCCGCTCGCCGGAGACGGAAGAGGATCTAAGCCATCTCACCGCAGAGAAGTGCAAGAACATGGCCTTTCTCGCCGTAATGCCCCCAACAGCGGCCGAATTGAAATGCCGCGAACTCCTCAAAGAATCCCCGAACGTCCTTGCCTGCGAGGATGAAGATGACCTCAGCCACCTTACCAAGGAAATCTGCGAGAACTCCGCCTTCCAAATGAATTTCCCACCCACACCCGCCGAGCTCAAATGCCGTGAGATTCTTGGTCTCGACCCGGAAATCGGCCTGCCACAAAGCGCGACGTCACCTCTCCGTCAAGCGCACAACCGTCGAGGAGCTGACGGGTGA